The Saccharomonospora cyanea NA-134 genome includes a region encoding these proteins:
- the rpsQ gene encoding 30S ribosomal protein S17 translates to MTEAVQNKDAGRNYRKVREGLVVSDKMDKTIVVELEDRKKHPLYGKVMRSTKKVKAHDEQNTAGVGDRVLLMETRPLSATKRWRLVEIREKAK, encoded by the coding sequence ATGACGGAGGCGGTGCAGAACAAGGACGCCGGACGTAACTACCGGAAGGTCCGCGAAGGACTGGTCGTGTCCGACAAGATGGACAAGACGATCGTCGTGGAGCTCGAAGACCGGAAGAAGCACCCGCTGTACGGCAAGGTCATGCGCAGCACCAAGAAGGTGAAGGCGCACGACGAGCAGAACACCGCAGGGGTGGGTGACCGGGTCCTGCTCATGGAGACCCGACCGCTGTCGGCCACCAAGCGGTGGCGGCTCGTCGAGATCCGCGAGAAGGCCAAGTAA
- the map gene encoding type I methionyl aminopeptidase, translating to MIEIKTPGELEAMRAAGLVVARTLRKVTEAARPGVSTGELDELAEQVIRDAGAVPSFKGYHGFPASICASVNEQIVHGIPSKDAVLADGDLLSVDCGAILDGWHGDSAVTIEIGEVSERDRMLSAATQAAMIAGIEAVSPGGRLTDISYAVESAARRASSQDGVEYGMVVEYGGHGIGREMHMEPFLPNVGKPGKGPKLAVGMALAIEPMLTGGSAETIELDDGWTVVTADGSRAAHWEHTVAVTENGPWVLTAPEDHV from the coding sequence ATGATTGAGATCAAGACGCCCGGTGAGCTGGAAGCGATGCGGGCAGCGGGCCTCGTTGTCGCGCGCACACTGCGGAAAGTGACAGAAGCGGCGCGGCCCGGAGTCAGCACGGGCGAGTTGGACGAGCTGGCCGAACAGGTCATCCGCGATGCGGGTGCGGTGCCGTCGTTCAAGGGCTATCACGGCTTTCCGGCGTCAATCTGCGCGTCGGTCAACGAACAGATCGTGCACGGCATCCCCTCGAAGGACGCCGTGCTTGCCGACGGGGATCTCCTGTCGGTCGACTGCGGGGCCATCCTCGACGGCTGGCACGGCGACTCGGCGGTCACGATTGAGATCGGTGAGGTGTCCGAACGCGATCGCATGCTCTCTGCGGCCACGCAGGCCGCGATGATCGCGGGTATCGAGGCCGTGTCGCCGGGCGGCCGGTTGACCGACATCTCTTACGCCGTCGAGTCCGCAGCCCGTCGCGCGAGCTCCCAGGACGGTGTCGAGTACGGCATGGTCGTGGAGTACGGCGGGCACGGCATCGGGCGGGAAATGCATATGGAGCCGTTCCTGCCGAACGTCGGCAAGCCCGGCAAGGGCCCGAAGCTGGCCGTCGGTATGGCGCTTGCCATCGAACCGATGCTGACGGGTGGGTCGGCCGAGACCATCGAGCTGGACGATGGCTGGACGGTCGTCACCGCAGACGGTTCCCGAGCCGCGCACTGGGAGCACACCGTCGCTGTCACCGAGAACGGACCGTGGGTGCTGACCGCACCCGAAGACCACGTTTAG
- a CDS encoding type Z 30S ribosomal protein S14, whose product MAKKALIAKAARKPKFAVRSYTRCQRCGRPRSVYRKFGLCRICLREMAHAGQLPGVNKSSW is encoded by the coding sequence ATGGCCAAGAAAGCTCTGATCGCCAAGGCTGCCCGCAAGCCGAAGTTCGCGGTGCGCTCCTACACCCGCTGCCAGCGTTGCGGTCGTCCACGCTCGGTGTATCGCAAGTTCGGTCTCTGCCGGATCTGCCTGCGGGAGATGGCGCACGCGGGACAGCTCCCCGGCGTGAACAAGTCGAGCTGGTAA
- the infA gene encoding translation initiation factor IF-1: protein MAKKDGAIEVEGRVIEPLPNAMFRVELENGHKVLAHISGKMRQHYIRILPEDRVVVELSPYDLSRGRIVYRYK from the coding sequence ATGGCGAAGAAGGACGGGGCCATCGAGGTCGAGGGCCGCGTAATCGAGCCGCTTCCCAACGCGATGTTTCGCGTCGAGTTGGAGAACGGCCACAAGGTCCTTGCACACATCAGTGGGAAGATGCGGCAGCACTACATCCGCATCCTGCCCGAGGACAGGGTTGTCGTGGAGCTCTCGCCCTACGACTTGTCCCGTGGTCGCATCGTCTATCGCTACAAGTGA
- the rplO gene encoding 50S ribosomal protein L15 has protein sequence MTIKIHHLKPAPGAKRDKIRVGRGEGSKGKTAGRGTKGTKARKNVPAGFEGGQMPIHMRLPKLRGFKNRFRTEYQAINVGDLARVFPEGGKVGKDELIARGLVHKGELVKVLGNGDVEGVKFDVTADAFSKSAKEKIEAAGGTATAL, from the coding sequence ATGACCATCAAGATCCACCACCTGAAGCCCGCACCCGGCGCGAAGCGGGACAAGATCCGCGTTGGTCGCGGTGAGGGTTCCAAGGGCAAGACGGCGGGTCGCGGCACGAAGGGCACGAAGGCCCGGAAGAACGTGCCTGCCGGCTTCGAGGGTGGGCAGATGCCCATCCACATGCGGCTGCCGAAGCTGCGCGGCTTCAAGAACCGTTTCCGTACCGAGTACCAGGCGATCAACGTGGGCGACCTGGCCCGCGTGTTCCCCGAGGGCGGCAAGGTCGGCAAGGACGAGCTGATCGCCCGTGGACTCGTCCACAAGGGTGAACTTGTGAAGGTTCTTGGCAACGGCGACGTGGAGGGCGTGAAGTTCGACGTCACGGCCGACGCGTTCTCCAAGTCCGCGAAGGAGAAGATCGAGGCGGCCGGTGGCACGGCCACCGCGCTCTAG
- the rplE gene encoding 50S ribosomal protein L5, which produces MTTAEKTYPTPRLKTRYREEIAGQLREEFGYTNPHQIPGVVKVVVNMGVGDAARDSKLIEGAIRDLATITGQKPEVRRARKSIAQFKLREGQPIGARVTLRGDRMWEFLDRLLTIALPRIRDFRGLSDRQFDGNGNYTFGLTEQSMFHEINPDSIDRPRGMDVTVVTSANTDDEGRALLRKLGFPFKEA; this is translated from the coding sequence ATGACGACCGCAGAGAAGACGTACCCGACACCGCGGTTGAAGACCCGGTACCGCGAGGAGATCGCCGGCCAGCTGCGCGAGGAGTTCGGCTACACCAACCCGCACCAGATCCCCGGTGTGGTCAAGGTCGTGGTCAACATGGGCGTCGGCGACGCCGCTCGGGACAGCAAGCTCATCGAGGGCGCCATTCGCGACCTCGCCACCATCACCGGGCAGAAGCCCGAGGTGCGCCGGGCGCGCAAGTCCATCGCGCAGTTCAAGCTGCGTGAGGGCCAGCCGATCGGTGCCCGTGTGACGCTGCGTGGCGACCGCATGTGGGAGTTCCTGGACCGGCTGCTGACCATCGCGTTGCCGCGTATCCGCGACTTCCGCGGGCTGTCGGACAGGCAGTTCGACGGCAACGGCAACTACACGTTCGGTCTCACCGAGCAGTCGATGTTCCACGAGATCAACCCCGACTCCATCGACCGCCCGCGCGGCATGGACGTCACGGTTGTGACCAGCGCCAACACCGACGACGAGGGTCGCGCGTTGCTGCGCAAGCTCGGTTTCCCCTTCAAGGAGGCGTGA
- the rpmD gene encoding 50S ribosomal protein L30, producing the protein MAQLKITQMKSTIGTKQNHRASLRTLGLRKIRQSVVREDTPQVRGLIQAVRHLVTVEEVK; encoded by the coding sequence ATGGCTCAGCTGAAGATCACCCAGATGAAGAGCACGATCGGGACCAAGCAGAACCACCGGGCGTCGCTCCGCACCCTCGGCCTGCGCAAGATCAGGCAGTCCGTGGTGCGTGAGGACACGCCGCAGGTGCGTGGCCTCATTCAGGCGGTCCGGCACCTGGTGACCGTGGAGGAGGTCAAGTAA
- the rpmC gene encoding 50S ribosomal protein L29 — translation MAKAGGVAASELRELTAEELVLRLKESKEELFNLRFQMATGQLDNNRRLRTVRADIARIYTVMRERELGLSVSPEENESEGAA, via the coding sequence ATGGCGAAGGCCGGAGGAGTGGCGGCGTCAGAACTTCGGGAGCTCACTGCTGAGGAGCTCGTGCTGCGCCTGAAGGAGTCGAAGGAGGAGCTGTTCAACCTCCGGTTCCAGATGGCGACCGGGCAGCTCGACAACAACCGCAGGCTGCGCACGGTGCGCGCGGACATCGCCCGCATCTACACCGTGATGCGGGAGCGGGAGCTCGGTCTGTCCGTCTCCCCCGAGGAGAACGAGAGTGAGGGTGCCGCATGA
- the rplX gene encoding 50S ribosomal protein L24: MKVKKGDTVLVIAGKDKGAKGKVIKAYPERQRVLVEGVNRIKKHTRITQTQRGAQSGGIVTQEAPIHVSNVMVVDSDGKPTRVGYRIGEDGKKVRISRRTGKDI, encoded by the coding sequence ATGAAGGTCAAGAAGGGCGACACGGTCCTCGTCATCGCAGGCAAGGACAAGGGCGCCAAGGGCAAGGTCATCAAGGCTTACCCCGAGCGTCAGCGGGTTCTGGTCGAGGGTGTGAACCGCATCAAGAAGCACACCCGGATCACCCAGACGCAGCGCGGTGCCCAGTCCGGCGGGATCGTCACCCAGGAGGCTCCCATCCACGTCTCGAACGTGATGGTCGTCGACTCCGACGGCAAGCCGACCCGGGTGGGCTACCGCATCGGCGAGGACGGCAAGAAGGTTCGTATCTCGCGTAGGACGGGCAAGGACATCTGA
- the rpmJ gene encoding 50S ribosomal protein L36 yields the protein MKVKPSVKRICDKCQVVRRHGRIMVICDNLRHKQRQG from the coding sequence GTGAAGGTCAAGCCGAGCGTCAAGAGGATCTGCGACAAGTGCCAGGTCGTCCGTCGTCACGGGCGCATCATGGTCATCTGCGACAACCTGCGCCACAAGCAGCGCCAGGGCTGA
- the rpsM gene encoding 30S ribosomal protein S13, with product MARLAGVDLPREKRLEIALTYIYGIGRTRSKEILAATQVNADTRVRDLGDEDLAKLREFIEENYKVEGDLRREVNADIRRKIEIGCYEGLRWRRGLPVRGQRTKTNARTRKGPKKTVAGKKKAGKK from the coding sequence ATGGCACGACTCGCTGGCGTCGATCTCCCCCGCGAGAAGCGGTTGGAGATCGCGCTGACCTACATCTACGGCATCGGCCGTACCCGCTCGAAGGAAATCCTCGCAGCGACGCAGGTCAACGCGGACACCCGTGTGAGGGATCTCGGTGACGAGGACCTCGCCAAGCTGCGGGAGTTCATCGAGGAGAACTACAAGGTCGAAGGTGACCTCCGGCGCGAGGTGAACGCCGACATCCGTCGGAAGATCGAGATCGGGTGCTACGAGGGTCTCCGGTGGCGGCGCGGCCTGCCTGTGCGCGGCCAGCGCACCAAGACCAACGCCCGTACCCGCAAGGGCCCGAAGAAGACGGTCGCCGGCAAGAAGAAGGCGGGCAAGAAGTGA
- the rpsE gene encoding 30S ribosomal protein S5 codes for MPGRTRQSGGQGGPGDRERGGRDRRDRRDGGRGGAAQDKTPHLERVVAINRVAKVVKGGRRFSFTALVVVGDGDGQVGVGYGKAKEVPAAIAKGVEEAKKNFFRVPRIGGTIPHPVQGEEAAGVVLLRPASAGTGVIAGGAVRAVLECAGIQDVLSKSLGSDNAINIVHATVRALKDLQRPEAVAARRGLPLEDVAPARMLRQRAGQGV; via the coding sequence ATGCCGGGACGTACGCGGCAATCCGGCGGCCAGGGCGGACCGGGCGACCGCGAGCGCGGTGGCCGGGACCGCAGGGACCGTCGTGACGGTGGCCGTGGCGGGGCGGCCCAGGACAAGACCCCGCACCTCGAGCGCGTCGTAGCGATCAACCGCGTGGCCAAGGTCGTCAAGGGTGGTCGTCGCTTCAGCTTCACCGCGCTGGTCGTCGTCGGTGACGGCGACGGTCAGGTCGGTGTCGGCTACGGCAAGGCCAAGGAGGTGCCCGCGGCGATCGCCAAGGGCGTCGAGGAAGCGAAGAAGAACTTCTTCCGCGTGCCTCGCATCGGTGGCACCATCCCGCACCCCGTGCAGGGTGAGGAGGCCGCCGGTGTGGTGCTGCTTCGTCCGGCCAGCGCCGGTACCGGTGTGATCGCCGGTGGCGCCGTCCGTGCCGTGCTGGAGTGCGCTGGTATCCAGGACGTGTTGTCGAAGTCGCTCGGCAGCGACAACGCGATCAACATCGTGCACGCGACCGTGCGGGCCCTGAAGGACCTCCAGCGTCCCGAAGCGGTCGCCGCTCGCCGTGGTCTGCCGCTCGAAGACGTGGCTCCGGCCCGGATGCTGCGTCAGCGTGCGGGGCAGGGGGTCTGA
- the rplF gene encoding 50S ribosomal protein L6, with translation MSRIGKLPITVPSGVDVNIDGQHITVKGPKGTLEHTVPEPITVERGEDGTLVVKRPDEERESRALHGLTRTLVNNLVVGVTQGYEKRMEIHGVGYRVQAKGSDLEFALGYSHPVLIKAPEGITFKVESPTKFSVSGIDKQKVGQIAAVIRRLRRPDPYKGKGLRYEGERIRRKVGKTGK, from the coding sequence ATGTCACGCATCGGTAAGCTGCCGATCACCGTCCCCTCCGGGGTCGATGTGAACATCGACGGGCAGCACATCACGGTCAAGGGCCCGAAGGGCACGCTGGAGCACACCGTTCCCGAGCCGATCACTGTCGAGCGCGGCGAAGACGGCACTCTGGTGGTCAAGCGACCCGACGAGGAGCGGGAGAGCCGCGCGCTGCACGGCCTCACCCGGACCTTGGTGAACAACCTGGTCGTCGGTGTGACGCAGGGCTACGAGAAGCGCATGGAGATCCACGGAGTCGGTTACCGCGTGCAGGCCAAGGGCTCGGACCTCGAGTTCGCCCTCGGCTACAGCCACCCGGTGCTCATCAAGGCTCCGGAGGGCATCACGTTCAAGGTGGAGAGCCCGACCAAGTTCTCCGTGTCCGGCATCGACAAGCAGAAGGTCGGCCAGATCGCGGCGGTCATCCGGCGCCTGCGTCGTCCGGACCCGTACAAGGGCAAGGGTCTGCGCTACGAGGGTGAGCGCATCCGCCGCAAGGTCGGGAAGACGGGTAAGTGA
- the rplR gene encoding 50S ribosomal protein L18, whose protein sequence is MSETVTKRKPVGKDISTRRRAGKVRRHNRLRKKIEGSAARPRMSVKRSSRHIVVQLIDDLAGHTLASASSLEADVQAVEGDKKAKAAKVGELVAARAKAAGISKVVFDRGGNAYHGRIAALADAAREGGLEF, encoded by the coding sequence ATGAGCGAAACGGTTACGAAGCGGAAGCCGGTCGGCAAGGACATCTCCACCCGTCGTCGTGCTGGCAAGGTCCGTCGGCACAATCGGCTGCGCAAGAAGATCGAGGGCAGTGCCGCGCGTCCGCGGATGTCGGTGAAGCGTTCCTCGCGCCACATCGTCGTTCAGTTGATCGACGACCTGGCGGGGCACACCCTGGCCTCGGCGTCCAGCCTGGAGGCGGACGTCCAGGCCGTCGAGGGCGACAAGAAGGCCAAGGCCGCCAAGGTCGGCGAGTTGGTCGCGGCCCGCGCCAAGGCGGCGGGCATCTCCAAGGTGGTGTTCGACCGCGGTGGCAACGCCTACCACGGCCGTATCGCCGCCCTGGCCGACGCCGCCCGAGAGGGCGGGTTGGAGTTCTGA
- a CDS encoding adenylate kinase: protein MTRVVLVGPPGAGKGTQAAALSQRLGIPHISTGDLFRKHVGDETPLGREAKRYLDSGELVPDTVTNEMVRERLGEPDAKSGFLLDGFPRNTKQADVLGELLKESDESLDAVIELKVPEDMLVERLLGRGRTDDTEDVIRRRQQVYRSETAPLLEYYSDILVTVDGVGDIDEVSNRVLDALGKRS, encoded by the coding sequence ATGACGCGTGTAGTTCTCGTCGGCCCGCCAGGGGCGGGTAAAGGCACACAGGCGGCGGCGCTGTCGCAGCGGCTCGGAATCCCTCACATCTCGACGGGCGACCTTTTCCGTAAGCATGTCGGTGACGAGACGCCTCTGGGCCGGGAGGCCAAGCGCTACCTCGACTCGGGTGAGCTTGTTCCGGACACCGTGACCAACGAGATGGTTCGGGAGCGGCTGGGGGAGCCGGACGCCAAGTCGGGGTTCCTCCTCGACGGCTTCCCCCGCAACACCAAGCAGGCCGATGTGTTGGGTGAGCTGCTCAAGGAAAGCGACGAATCGCTCGATGCGGTGATCGAGCTCAAGGTTCCCGAGGACATGCTCGTGGAACGTCTGCTCGGTCGTGGGCGTACCGACGACACCGAGGACGTCATCCGACGTCGGCAGCAGGTGTACCGCTCGGAGACCGCCCCGCTGTTGGAGTACTACTCGGACATCCTGGTCACCGTGGACGGTGTCGGTGACATCGACGAGGTGTCGAACAGGGTGCTCGACGCGCTCGGCAAGCGTTCGTGA
- the rpsK gene encoding 30S ribosomal protein S11 produces the protein MPPKSRTSGTKKVRRKEKKNVVHGHAHIKSTFNNTIVSITDPNGAVISWASSGHVGFKGSRKSTPFAAQMAAENAARKAAEHGMKKVDVFVKGPGSGRETAIRSLQAAGLEVGTIQDVTPQPHNGCRPPKRRRV, from the coding sequence ATGCCACCGAAGTCTCGTACGTCGGGGACCAAGAAGGTCCGGCGTAAGGAAAAGAAGAACGTCGTTCACGGGCACGCCCACATCAAGAGCACGTTCAACAACACCATCGTTTCGATCACCGACCCCAACGGCGCGGTGATCTCCTGGGCGTCCTCGGGCCACGTCGGCTTCAAGGGTTCCCGCAAGTCGACCCCGTTCGCCGCCCAGATGGCCGCTGAGAACGCCGCTCGCAAGGCCGCCGAGCACGGCATGAAGAAGGTCGACGTGTTCGTCAAGGGCCCCGGTTCCGGTCGGGAGACCGCGATCCGCTCGCTGCAGGCCGCGGGCCTCGAGGTCGGCACCATCCAGGACGTGACCCCGCAGCCGCACAACGGCTGCCGCCCCCCCAAGCGGCGCCGGGTCTGA
- the rpsH gene encoding 30S ribosomal protein S8, translating into MTMTDPIADFLTRLRNANSAYHDMVVLPHSKIKANIAEILKREGYIADYRTEPGEKHKNLVVELKYGPNRERSIAGLRRVSKPGLRVYAKSTNLPSVLGGLGVAIISTSAGLQTDRQCKRNGVGGEVLAYVW; encoded by the coding sequence ATGACGATGACCGACCCGATCGCAGACTTCCTGACACGTCTGCGTAACGCGAACTCGGCGTACCACGACATGGTCGTGCTGCCGCACTCGAAGATCAAGGCGAACATCGCCGAGATCCTCAAGCGCGAGGGCTACATCGCCGACTACCGCACCGAGCCGGGTGAGAAGCACAAGAACCTGGTTGTGGAGCTGAAGTACGGCCCGAACCGTGAGCGGAGCATCGCAGGGCTTCGCCGCGTGTCCAAGCCCGGCCTTCGGGTGTACGCGAAATCGACCAACCTGCCCAGCGTTCTGGGTGGCCTCGGCGTGGCGATCATTTCGACGTCCGCCGGGCTCCAGACCGACAGGCAGTGCAAGCGCAACGGCGTGGGCGGCGAAGTCCTCGCCTACGTCTGGTGA
- the rpsD gene encoding 30S ribosomal protein S4: MARYTGPATRISRRLKVDLVGNDKAFERRPYPPGQHGRGRIKESEYLLQLQEKQKARHTYGILERQFRRYYEEAARRTGKTGENLLQLLESRLDNVVYRAGLARTRRQARQLVSHGHFLVNGEKVNIPSYRVSKFDIIDVRPKSLKTLPFVAAKEALGDRPVPSWLQVVPSTLRILVHQLPERAQIEVPVQEQLIVEFYSKK; the protein is encoded by the coding sequence ATGGCTCGATACACCGGCCCCGCGACCCGTATTTCGCGTCGGCTCAAGGTTGACCTCGTCGGCAACGACAAGGCGTTCGAACGTCGCCCTTACCCGCCGGGCCAGCACGGCCGCGGCCGGATCAAGGAGAGCGAGTACCTGCTGCAGCTGCAGGAGAAGCAGAAGGCCCGCCACACGTACGGCATTCTCGAGCGTCAGTTCCGGCGTTACTACGAGGAGGCCGCGCGGCGCACCGGCAAGACCGGTGAGAACCTGCTGCAGCTTCTGGAATCCCGGCTCGACAACGTCGTGTACCGGGCCGGACTGGCGCGCACGCGCCGCCAGGCCCGTCAGCTCGTCAGCCACGGTCATTTCCTCGTCAACGGCGAGAAGGTGAACATCCCGAGTTACCGGGTGTCGAAGTTCGACATCATCGACGTGCGGCCGAAGTCGCTGAAGACGCTGCCCTTCGTGGCGGCCAAGGAAGCGCTGGGCGATCGTCCCGTGCCCTCGTGGCTGCAGGTCGTGCCCTCGACCCTGCGCATTCTGGTGCACCAGCTCCCGGAGCGGGCCCAGATCGAGGTTCCGGTTCAGGAACAGCTGATCGTCGAGTTCTACTCGAAGAAGTGA
- the rplN gene encoding 50S ribosomal protein L14, which produces MIQQESRLRVADNTGAKEILTIRVLGGSGRRYAGIGDIIVATVKDAIPGANVKRGDVVKAVIVRTAKEKRRPDGSYIRFDENAAVLIKNDNEPRGTRIFGPVGRELRDRKFMKIISLAPEVL; this is translated from the coding sequence GTGATCCAGCAGGAGTCGCGACTGCGAGTCGCCGACAACACGGGTGCCAAGGAGATCCTGACCATCCGGGTGCTCGGTGGCTCGGGGCGGCGCTACGCGGGTATCGGTGACATCATCGTCGCCACCGTCAAGGACGCCATCCCGGGCGCCAACGTGAAGCGTGGTGACGTCGTCAAGGCCGTCATCGTCAGGACCGCGAAGGAGAAGCGTCGCCCCGACGGCTCCTACATCCGGTTCGACGAGAACGCCGCGGTGCTCATCAAGAACGACAACGAACCACGAGGCACACGCATCTTCGGGCCGGTTGGCCGCGAGCTGCGCGATCGGAAGTTCATGAAGATCATCTCGCTCGCGCCGGAGGTGCTCTGA
- the secY gene encoding preprotein translocase subunit SecY: MLSAFRSALATPDLRKKILFTLMIVAVYRIGAVTPAPGVSYPNVQACQAQVEDQNIFSLLNLFSGGALLQLSIFATGIMPYITASIIVQLLTVVIPRFEELKREGQAGQGKLTQYTRYLTIALAILQATGVVALADRGQLFGNCDQPVLPDNSVYTLALTVLTMTAGTAVMMWLGELITERGVGNGMSLLIFLNIAARIPTEGAAILSNQGGLTFFFICLLALAIIASVIFVEQGQRRIPVQYAKRMIGRRMYGGTSTYLPIKVNQAGVIPVIFASSLLYLPDLLGQLIGDPNQASGWQRFLQNYVTDQSHWVHITLYFAMIIFFTYFYITITFNVDDRAEEMKKFGGFIPGIRPGRPTAEYLGFVLSRITLPGSIYLGIVAILPNFFLSVTGEGNNQNFPFGGTAVLIMVGVGLDTVKQIESQLMQRNYEGFLR; the protein is encoded by the coding sequence GTGCTCAGCGCCTTCCGCTCGGCTCTCGCGACGCCGGACCTGCGCAAGAAGATCCTGTTCACGCTGATGATCGTGGCCGTGTACCGGATCGGTGCGGTCACACCGGCGCCCGGGGTTTCGTACCCGAATGTTCAGGCATGTCAGGCGCAGGTCGAGGATCAGAACATCTTCTCGCTGCTGAACCTGTTCAGCGGTGGCGCGCTCCTGCAGCTGTCGATCTTCGCCACGGGCATCATGCCCTACATCACGGCGAGCATCATCGTCCAGCTGCTCACCGTGGTGATTCCTCGCTTCGAGGAGCTCAAACGGGAGGGCCAGGCAGGCCAGGGCAAGCTCACGCAGTACACGCGCTACCTCACCATCGCGCTGGCGATCCTCCAGGCCACCGGCGTCGTCGCGCTGGCCGACCGCGGTCAGCTCTTCGGTAACTGCGACCAGCCGGTCCTGCCTGACAACAGCGTCTACACGCTGGCGCTGACGGTTCTGACGATGACCGCGGGCACCGCCGTCATGATGTGGCTGGGCGAGCTCATCACCGAGCGCGGTGTCGGCAACGGCATGTCGCTGCTCATCTTCCTGAACATCGCCGCCCGGATCCCCACCGAGGGCGCCGCGATCCTCAGCAACCAGGGCGGCCTGACGTTCTTCTTCATCTGCCTGCTCGCGCTGGCGATCATCGCGAGCGTCATCTTCGTCGAGCAGGGGCAGCGCCGGATCCCGGTGCAGTACGCCAAGCGGATGATCGGCCGCCGCATGTACGGCGGCACCTCCACCTACCTGCCGATCAAGGTGAACCAGGCCGGCGTCATCCCGGTCATCTTCGCGTCGTCACTGCTTTATCTGCCGGACCTCCTCGGACAGCTCATCGGCGACCCGAACCAGGCGTCCGGCTGGCAGCGTTTCCTCCAGAACTACGTGACGGATCAGTCGCACTGGGTGCACATCACGCTGTACTTCGCGATGATCATCTTCTTCACGTACTTCTACATCACGATCACGTTCAACGTGGACGACCGCGCCGAGGAGATGAAGAAGTTCGGCGGGTTCATCCCCGGCATCCGACCGGGCAGGCCGACCGCCGAGTACCTCGGGTTCGTGCTCAGCAGGATCACACTGCCGGGCTCCATCTACCTCGGTATCGTGGCGATTCTGCCGAACTTCTTCCTGTCGGTCACCGGCGAAGGGAACAACCAGAACTTCCCGTTCGGCGGAACAGCTGTGCTGATCATGGTGGGTGTCGGGCTCGACACCGTGAAGCAGATCGAAAGCCAGCTGATGCAGCGTAACTACGAAGGGTTCCTCCGATGA